The Psychrosphaera ytuae genome includes a region encoding these proteins:
- the rplQ gene encoding 50S ribosomal protein L17, giving the protein MRHRKSGRQLNRNSSHRQAMFRNMAGSLVKHEIIKTTLPKAKELRRVIEPLITMAKSDSVANRRLAFARTRDAEVVGKLFTDLGQRYSERPGGYTRIIKCGYRTGDKAPMAYIELVDRPELDADAEVVEATEE; this is encoded by the coding sequence ATGCGCCATCGTAAGAGTGGTCGTCAATTAAACCGCAACAGCAGTCATCGTCAAGCGATGTTCCGTAACATGGCGGGTTCTTTGGTGAAGCATGAAATCATCAAAACAACGTTGCCAAAAGCTAAAGAATTACGTCGTGTGATCGAACCATTGATCACTATGGCTAAGTCTGACAGCGTAGCAAACCGTCGTCTTGCTTTCGCTCGCACACGTGATGCGGAAGTAGTAGGTAAGCTATTTACTGATTTAGGTCAGCGTTACAGTGAACGTCCAGGTGGTTACACTCGTATTATCAAGTGTGGTTACCGTACTGGTGATAAAGCACCAATGGCGTACATTGAACTGGTTGATAGACCAGAACTTGATGCAGATGCTGAAGTAGTTGAAGCTACTGAAGAATAA
- a CDS encoding DNA-directed RNA polymerase subunit alpha: MQGSVTEFLKPRLVDIEQVSATRAKVTLEPLERGFGHTLGNALRRILLSSMPGCAVTEVEIDGVQHEYSAKEGVQEDVIEILLNLKGLAVRVEGKDEVTLTLNKSGIGPVTAADFQHDGDVEIINPEHVICNLTSESSEISMRVNVQRGRGYVPASARVSSDEEDRPIGRLLLDASFSPVERIAYSVESARVEQRTDLDKLIIDMETNGTLDPEEAIRRSSTILAEQLEAFVDLRDVTEVQQEEEKPEFDPILLRPVDDLELTVRSANCLKAEQVQYIGDLVQRTEVELLKTPNLGKKSLTEIKDVLASRGLSLGMRLENWPPASLLDND; encoded by the coding sequence ATGCAGGGGTCTGTAACTGAATTCCTTAAGCCTAGGCTTGTAGATATTGAACAAGTTAGTGCAACTCGAGCAAAAGTAACGCTTGAGCCATTAGAGCGTGGTTTTGGCCACACACTTGGTAATGCGTTGCGTAGAATCTTGTTGTCGTCTATGCCTGGTTGTGCAGTAACCGAAGTAGAAATCGACGGCGTACAGCACGAATACAGTGCAAAAGAAGGTGTACAGGAAGATGTGATCGAAATTCTGTTAAACCTAAAAGGTTTGGCAGTTCGCGTAGAGGGTAAGGACGAAGTTACTTTGACTTTAAACAAGTCAGGTATTGGCCCTGTTACAGCTGCTGATTTTCAGCACGATGGTGATGTAGAAATCATCAACCCTGAGCACGTAATTTGTAACTTAACGAGCGAAAGCTCTGAAATTTCAATGCGTGTAAACGTGCAGCGTGGCCGTGGTTATGTTCCTGCTTCTGCGCGTGTGTCCTCAGACGAAGAAGATCGTCCAATTGGTCGCTTACTTCTAGACGCATCTTTCAGCCCGGTAGAGCGTATTGCTTACTCAGTTGAAAGTGCTCGTGTAGAACAGCGTACTGATTTAGATAAATTGATCATTGATATGGAAACGAATGGCACTTTAGATCCTGAAGAAGCTATCCGTCGTTCTTCTACTATTCTAGCTGAACAGTTAGAAGCGTTCGTAGACCTACGTGACGTTACTGAAGTACAGCAAGAAGAAGAGAAGCCAGAATTTGATCCGATTCTATTACGTCCAGTAGACGATCTAGAATTGACTGTTCGTTCAGCGAACTGTTTGAAAGCTGAACAAGTACAATATATCGGTGATTTAGTACAGCGTACTGAGGTTGAGTTACTTAAAACTCCTAACCTTGGTAAGAAGTCTCTAACAGAAATCAAAGACGTATTAGCGTCTCGTGGTTTATCTCTTGGCATGCGCCTAGAGAACTGGCCGCCGGCTAGTCTGTTAGATAACGACTAA
- the birA gene encoding bifunctional biotin--[acetyl-CoA-carboxylase] ligase/biotin operon repressor BirA: MAKQDNKIAIAKALSDGKFHSGEQLGKELGISRAAIAKHVKSLTLLGIDIFSVTGKGYRLAEPFNLIDQQRLMELCGNNLNIEVHGIIDSTNQRLMDLIRSKQDIDDGLTVISECQTEGRGRRGRSWISPFGSHIYLSRYFKSHEGLSEVAALSLVIGLAISNAIERYTGVVAELKWPNDVMVNNKKLAGVLVEAEGQSDGFCHLVIGIGINVNMPEESAELITQPWTDLQMVSKKTIDRNEFIAVLLAELDKVIDAFRVDKLTKLYKLWNNRNAFEGDVVNITTGDRVKSGRCIGIDETGALLIEEDNVISRIFGGEVSLRRA, translated from the coding sequence ATGGCTAAACAAGACAATAAAATAGCGATTGCAAAGGCACTTTCGGATGGCAAGTTTCATTCCGGCGAACAACTCGGAAAAGAGCTAGGAATTTCTCGTGCTGCCATTGCAAAGCACGTTAAATCACTAACGCTTTTAGGTATCGATATATTTTCAGTTACGGGTAAGGGCTATCGATTGGCTGAACCGTTCAACTTGATTGATCAACAACGATTGATGGAGCTGTGTGGTAATAACCTCAATATTGAAGTTCATGGAATTATTGACTCTACGAATCAGCGTCTAATGGATTTGATTAGGTCAAAACAGGACATTGATGATGGTTTGACCGTGATATCAGAATGTCAAACGGAAGGCCGTGGCCGTCGTGGCAGATCATGGATAAGCCCTTTTGGCAGTCATATATATTTATCTAGATACTTTAAATCCCATGAAGGGTTAAGTGAGGTAGCAGCACTTAGCCTAGTGATTGGTCTCGCTATTAGTAACGCGATAGAGCGTTACACCGGCGTGGTAGCCGAACTAAAATGGCCAAATGATGTAATGGTTAACAATAAAAAGTTAGCTGGTGTTTTAGTTGAAGCTGAAGGTCAAAGTGATGGCTTTTGTCATTTAGTAATTGGTATAGGGATAAACGTCAATATGCCAGAGGAGTCGGCAGAATTGATCACACAGCCATGGACCGATTTACAAATGGTGTCTAAAAAGACCATAGATAGAAATGAATTTATCGCTGTTCTACTTGCAGAGTTAGACAAGGTCATTGATGCTTTCCGTGTAGATAAATTAACTAAACTGTACAAACTCTGGAATAATAGAAATGCCTTCGAGGGCGATGTGGTAAACATCACCACAGGAGATAGAGTCAAATCCGGTAGATGTATTGGAATAGACGAAACGGGTGCGTTACTTATCGAAGAGGACAATGTAATCTCAAGAATCTTCGGTGGTGAGGTGAGTCTTCGAAGAGCATAA
- the rpsD gene encoding 30S ribosomal protein S4 produces the protein MARYLGPKLKLSRREGTDLFLKSGVRAIDTKCKLDTAPGQHGARKPRLSDYGLQLREKQKVRRIYGVLEKQFRNYYKEAARIKGNTGENLLQLLESRLDNVVYRMGYASTRAEARQLVSHKSIVVNGSVVNIPSYKVSANDVVAVREKSKKQGRIIAALELAEQREKPTWIEVDSKEMSGTYKANPERSELSAEINEQLIVELYSK, from the coding sequence ATGGCAAGATATTTGGGTCCAAAGCTAAAGCTTAGTCGTCGCGAAGGAACAGACTTGTTCCTTAAAAGTGGCGTACGTGCAATAGATACAAAATGTAAGCTCGACACTGCACCAGGTCAACACGGCGCTCGTAAGCCTCGTTTGTCTGACTACGGTTTGCAGCTTCGTGAAAAACAAAAAGTACGTCGTATTTACGGTGTTTTAGAAAAACAATTCCGTAACTACTACAAAGAAGCAGCTCGTATTAAAGGTAATACTGGTGAGAACCTATTACAACTTTTAGAGAGCCGCTTAGATAACGTTGTTTATCGTATGGGTTACGCAAGTACTCGTGCGGAAGCTCGTCAGCTAGTTAGCCACAAGTCAATTGTTGTTAACGGTAGCGTAGTGAACATTCCTTCCTACAAAGTGTCTGCAAATGACGTAGTTGCTGTTCGTGAAAAATCGAAAAAGCAAGGTCGTATCATTGCAGCTCTTGAGTTAGCTGAACAACGTGAAAAACCGACTTGGATTGAAGTAGATAGCAAAGAGATGTCTGGTACGTATAAAGCGAACCCAGAGCGCTCTGAATTGTCTGCAGAGATTAACGAACAGTTAATTGTTGAACTTTACTCTAAGTAA
- the murB gene encoding UDP-N-acetylmuramate dehydrogenase, with the protein MSTLNSVQNLHTFKLKSNAKKISIIEDVTELNRFVGKANGYDFVVLGEGSNTIFLEDFSGEVVRLNLKGKAIKETETDYFVTGAASENWHNFVVWLLENEVYGLENLALIPGTVGASPIQNIGAYGVEVKDFIFKVEYFDLTDGSTKTLVNEECFFGYRDSVFKHNLKSTAVITNVTFKIPKTWVPVCTYGELAQLKSPSAKDIFDKVVSIRGSKLPDPSVLGNAGSFFKNPIVERNIADEIVKHYADAPIYPTLDNKFKLAAGWLIDKCGLKGFEHGGIAVHDKQALVLVNKSGVAQGKALKEVILKVQNTVFEKFSVVLETEVRLIGSQGEISVENAEQ; encoded by the coding sequence ATGTCCACATTGAATTCCGTCCAAAACCTTCATACTTTCAAATTAAAATCAAACGCAAAAAAGATTTCAATAATTGAAGATGTCACTGAATTAAATCGCTTTGTTGGCAAGGCAAATGGTTATGATTTTGTTGTTCTTGGCGAAGGTTCAAATACCATATTCCTCGAAGACTTTTCTGGTGAAGTAGTTCGTCTAAATTTAAAGGGAAAGGCCATTAAAGAGACGGAAACGGATTATTTTGTAACAGGTGCTGCGAGCGAAAATTGGCATAATTTTGTAGTCTGGCTATTAGAAAATGAAGTGTATGGTTTGGAGAACTTAGCGCTTATACCAGGAACTGTTGGCGCTTCACCGATACAAAATATTGGTGCTTATGGCGTAGAGGTTAAGGACTTTATTTTTAAGGTTGAGTACTTCGATTTAACAGACGGGAGCACAAAAACGCTAGTGAATGAGGAATGCTTCTTTGGCTATCGTGATAGCGTTTTTAAACATAACCTAAAATCAACCGCTGTGATCACTAACGTGACTTTTAAAATTCCTAAAACTTGGGTACCGGTTTGTACTTATGGCGAGCTAGCACAACTAAAAAGCCCCAGTGCAAAGGACATCTTTGATAAGGTGGTTTCTATAAGAGGTTCTAAGTTACCAGATCCAAGTGTATTGGGTAATGCAGGAAGCTTTTTCAAAAACCCTATTGTTGAACGTAACATTGCAGACGAGATAGTAAAACATTACGCCGATGCACCTATTTATCCAACACTTGATAATAAATTTAAGCTTGCTGCTGGTTGGCTGATAGATAAATGTGGATTAAAAGGTTTTGAACATGGTGGTATTGCAGTACACGATAAACAGGCACTAGTTCTAGTTAATAAGTCTGGAGTCGCTCAAGGTAAAGCACTAAAGGAAGTAATTTTAAAAGTGCAAAACACAGTATTTGAAAAATTTTCTGTTGTTCTAGAGACAGAGGTACGACTAATAGGCAGCCAGGGAGAGATTAGTGTCGAAAACGCGGAGCAGTAA